One window from the genome of Pseudoalteromonas sp. '520P1 No. 423' encodes:
- a CDS encoding YfiR family protein: MVKSHHFISKNILFTALFLSLIFTHNNAFSEELTKVRSAFIFKLSKFLSFPAPNSNEMNFCFFDKKQGPGSFLHNKKGLKSQKKTISIIFFDDINKITELNQKCNIIYISENIQSKIDKHWINKISPKVVVIGETLEFLDLGGLVALIQERNKVRIFINKAKLSQNQVKIESRLLALVKFHPQ, translated from the coding sequence ATGGTTAAGTCTCATCATTTTATTTCTAAAAACATATTATTTACAGCACTATTTCTGAGCCTTATTTTCACCCATAATAATGCTTTTTCTGAAGAACTCACTAAAGTACGATCTGCTTTTATATTTAAACTGTCTAAATTTCTGAGTTTCCCAGCACCAAATTCAAATGAAATGAATTTTTGTTTTTTTGATAAGAAACAAGGCCCTGGTAGTTTCCTGCATAACAAGAAAGGGTTGAAATCTCAGAAAAAAACAATTTCAATCATTTTTTTCGATGATATTAATAAAATCACGGAACTTAATCAAAAATGCAACATCATATACATTAGTGAAAATATACAAAGTAAAATTGATAAACATTGGATTAACAAAATAAGCCCTAAAGTTGTGGTGATTGGTGAAACACTTGAGTTTTTAGATTTAGGGGGATTAGTTGCCTTGATTCAAGAAAGGAACAAAGTTAGGATATTTATAAACAAAGCTAAATTATCCCAAAACCAAGTTAAAATAGAGTCTCGATTACTTGCTTTAGTAAAATTTCACCCTCAATAG
- the arcB gene encoding aerobic respiration two-component sensor histidine kinase ArcB, with protein MIESSFTPWVRILSSFVIRWGNSKASIILYTLLLFIALILSCTYYYVATGSIAWFDLLQNIILTALFSPVLVYVTINLIVHLNASYDFLENATQQEKLLNQTLKDNIQRLNSEIDERKMAFQAKRRAIDELRREIAERKKTQQELAKQGVLLRSIVDSSPDLFYYRDESGCFAGCNRMFEQVVGLSGDNLIGKHASEIYTGSHLPSVLKTDKEVQQKHIAVTLDVKYEIKGETHWFEMRKVPFFNDKNDYIGLLGFGRDITSRKEAEQELETAYKDKGKFIATLSHELRTPLNGIVGLTRMLLDTDLSDEQKSWCNTVFSSAETLGNIFNDIIDLDKIDREQLDIACESINLSDFLNDVINFGGVISQQKELEFKVEQQGELDVFAQLDPTRLRQVLWNLINNAVKFTDAGGVSFTSIREYRKGSPWLMIEVADSGIGIAPQEMNRIFDMYYKVPDVNGSNALGSGIGLAVTKALVEAMDGKLSVESEQGRGSCFTMEIPLALTMAPEPEQRLYDGRGLNILLVEDVPLNAEIATNLLEQRGHEVIWAETGEDALSFVETEDDLDLVLLDMQLPDINGDEVARIIREDSYFDKLPIVALTANVRRAEEDLAEINIQGALAKPINTGRLDRMLAELFPHSTATQEPKKLEPKIMSVHRDNPKLIEQTKLLDLETINDFVESMGVDPFIKSSRLLEKLGPLYITEMQDALGENDLDEYQSVAHKLKGAAGSVGLKSVQLLAKEMENNTHTATAQQRQSWLDELPQSITLSLELLEKYLTRAFK; from the coding sequence ATGATTGAATCGTCTTTTACCCCTTGGGTACGTATTTTATCCTCTTTTGTTATTCGATGGGGTAATAGTAAAGCAAGTATCATTTTGTATACTTTACTATTGTTTATCGCGCTTATTTTATCTTGTACTTATTATTATGTCGCTACAGGTTCTATTGCTTGGTTTGACCTATTACAAAATATTATTTTAACAGCTTTATTTTCACCTGTTTTAGTTTACGTCACGATAAACTTAATCGTACATTTGAATGCCTCCTATGACTTCTTAGAAAACGCAACACAACAAGAAAAACTATTAAATCAGACCTTAAAAGACAATATCCAACGTTTAAATAGCGAAATAGATGAACGTAAAATGGCATTTCAAGCTAAACGACGTGCTATTGATGAACTTAGAAGGGAAATTGCTGAACGTAAAAAAACTCAACAAGAGCTCGCTAAACAAGGTGTTTTACTGAGATCTATAGTAGATTCCTCGCCAGATTTATTTTATTACCGAGATGAAAGTGGTTGTTTCGCAGGTTGTAATCGTATGTTTGAACAAGTTGTAGGTCTCTCAGGTGATAACTTGATTGGTAAGCATGCGAGTGAAATTTATACAGGGTCGCATTTGCCATCTGTATTAAAAACCGATAAAGAAGTACAGCAAAAACATATTGCCGTTACTTTAGATGTGAAGTATGAAATCAAAGGTGAAACTCATTGGTTTGAAATGCGTAAAGTCCCATTTTTCAATGATAAAAATGATTACATAGGTTTATTAGGTTTTGGTCGTGATATAACAAGTCGTAAAGAAGCCGAACAAGAATTAGAAACTGCATATAAAGATAAAGGCAAGTTTATTGCCACATTAAGCCATGAGCTTAGAACTCCGCTTAATGGTATTGTTGGTTTAACTCGCATGTTACTAGATACAGACTTAAGTGATGAGCAAAAAAGTTGGTGTAATACGGTATTTTCAAGTGCCGAGACGCTAGGTAATATATTTAATGATATTATAGACTTAGATAAAATTGATCGCGAACAGTTAGATATTGCGTGTGAAAGCATTAACTTATCTGACTTTTTAAATGATGTTATTAACTTTGGTGGTGTGATATCGCAACAAAAAGAACTTGAGTTTAAAGTTGAGCAACAGGGCGAATTAGATGTATTTGCACAACTTGATCCCACACGCCTACGTCAAGTCTTATGGAATTTAATTAATAATGCAGTGAAATTTACTGATGCAGGTGGTGTAAGCTTCACCTCTATTCGAGAGTACAGAAAGGGAAGTCCTTGGTTAATGATTGAAGTGGCTGACAGTGGTATTGGTATTGCGCCTCAAGAAATGAATCGAATATTTGATATGTATTACAAAGTACCTGATGTTAATGGTAGTAACGCACTGGGCTCAGGCATAGGTTTAGCCGTAACTAAAGCCCTAGTTGAAGCAATGGATGGCAAATTATCAGTTGAGAGTGAGCAAGGACGTGGCAGTTGCTTTACTATGGAGATACCACTTGCATTAACTATGGCTCCGGAGCCAGAGCAACGCCTATATGATGGCCGTGGACTAAATATTCTATTAGTTGAAGATGTGCCTTTAAATGCTGAAATTGCGACAAATTTATTAGAGCAAAGAGGGCATGAGGTTATATGGGCCGAAACAGGTGAAGATGCACTCTCATTTGTTGAAACTGAGGACGATTTAGACTTAGTATTACTTGATATGCAATTACCTGATATAAATGGTGATGAAGTTGCACGCATTATTCGAGAAGACAGCTATTTTGATAAATTACCAATTGTTGCATTAACTGCAAATGTGCGACGTGCTGAAGAAGATTTAGCTGAAATTAATATACAGGGTGCATTAGCTAAACCAATTAATACAGGGCGTTTAGATCGTATGTTAGCTGAGCTTTTTCCACACTCAACGGCAACACAAGAGCCGAAAAAACTTGAACCTAAGATTATGTCAGTTCATCGTGATAACCCTAAATTGATAGAGCAGACTAAGCTGTTAGATTTAGAAACAATCAATGATTTTGTTGAATCAATGGGAGTTGATCCTTTTATTAAAAGTAGTCGATTACTTGAAAAATTAGGTCCTTTATATATTACTGAAATGCAGGATGCTTTAGGTGAAAATGATTTAGATGAATATCAATCGGTCGCGCATAAACTAAAAGGTGCAGCAGGGTCGGTTGGTTTAAAATCAGTTCAACTTTTAGCAAAGGAGATGGAAAACAATACTCATACTGCAACAGCGCAACAAAGGCAGTCCTGGCTTGATGAATTACCTCAAAGTATTACCTTGAGTTTAGAGCTGTTAGAAAAATATTTAACGCGTGCTTTTAAATAG
- the arcA gene encoding two-component system response regulator ArcA has product MQTPVILIVEDEDVTRLNLVSLFQAEGYKVVEAINGEDMHDKLSANDDVNLVVMDINLPGKNGLILARELRQQKNIGLIFLTGRDNDVDRILGLEIGADDYITKPFNPRELTIRARNLLTRTSSSDDENELSTDGVVTFNGWELDENSRCLTSPAGDSKRLPKGEYRALRLMLDSPGRIFSREQLIKQMTGRELRANDRTVDVTIRRIRKHFESDDATQELISTIHGEGYRFIGKLDK; this is encoded by the coding sequence ATGCAAACACCAGTCATTCTAATCGTAGAAGACGAAGATGTCACACGACTAAATCTCGTTAGTTTATTCCAAGCTGAGGGATACAAAGTTGTCGAAGCCATTAATGGTGAAGATATGCACGATAAGCTATCAGCAAATGACGATGTCAACTTAGTAGTAATGGACATCAATTTACCGGGTAAAAACGGCCTAATTTTAGCCCGCGAACTGAGACAACAAAAAAATATTGGTCTTATTTTCTTAACTGGCCGTGACAATGATGTTGACCGTATTTTAGGATTAGAAATTGGCGCAGATGATTATATAACTAAACCATTTAACCCTCGTGAATTAACAATTCGCGCGCGTAATTTATTAACCCGTACGTCAAGCTCGGACGATGAAAATGAATTAAGCACAGATGGTGTAGTAACATTTAATGGTTGGGAACTAGATGAAAACAGCCGTTGTTTAACTTCTCCTGCAGGTGACTCTAAACGTCTACCTAAAGGTGAGTATCGTGCATTACGTTTAATGCTAGATTCACCAGGTCGCATTTTCAGCCGTGAACAGCTTATTAAGCAAATGACTGGCCGTGAGCTTCGCGCTAACGATAGAACTGTAGATGTTACGATACGTCGTATCCGTAAACACTTTGAAAGTGATGATGCAACTCAAGAGCTGATCAGCACAATTCATGGTGAAGGTTACCGTTTTATTGGTAAATTAGATAAATAG